Proteins co-encoded in one Arachis hypogaea cultivar Tifrunner chromosome 13, arahy.Tifrunner.gnm2.J5K5, whole genome shotgun sequence genomic window:
- the LOC112737767 gene encoding dehydrogenase FPY6, with product MATIAIIGAGIFVRTQYLPRLSEISDLFHLKAIWSRTQESARAAVEIADKNFSGVQCKWGDEGLDDIIRDSSITAVAVVLAGQNQVDISLKMLKAGKHVLQEKPAAASVKDLETALHNYKSISADAPRQVIWSVAENYRFEPALVECKKLVAEIGTMMSVQVIIEGSMNSSNPYFSSSWRRGFTGGFILDMGVHFIAGLRMVVGCEVVSVSAMTSHVDSSLPPPDNISSVFHLENGCSGVFVMVVSSRTPKILWRVVGMNGTLQIERGFQGQHGYLVSLYGVDGQSKSSFFPFSGVTEELKAFISDVSESTLKKGSELVAEPRLSYIEGARDVAVLEAMLESGARKGELVHVKRF from the exons ATGGCGACGATTGCAATTATCGGAGCTGGTATCTTCGTGAGGACTCAGTACCTTCCTAGACTGTCAGAGATCTCGGATCTCTTCCATCTGAAAGCCATTTGGAGCCGCACGCAGGAATCCGCAAGAGCTGCCGTTGAAATAGCCGATAAGAACTTCTCCGGCGTTCAATGTAAGTGGGGAGATGAAGGCCTTGATGATATTATCCGTGATTCATCCATCACCGCTGTTGCTGTTGTTTTGGCTGGACAAAATCAGGTTGATATTTCACTCAAGATGCTCAAGGCTGGTAAACATGTTCTTCAAG AGAAACCAGCAGCAGCTA GTGTAAAAGATTTGGAAACTGCATTGCATAACTACAAATCAATTTCTGCTGATGCTCCTCGACAAGTAATTTGGTCTGTGGCTGAAAATTATCGATTTGAGCCTGCCTTAGTGGAG TGCAAGAAACTAGTTGCTGAAATTGGGACAATGATGAGTGTTCAAGTTATTATTGAAGGATCGATGAACAGTTCAAACCCCTACTTTTCAAGCTCTTGGAGGCGCGGTTTCACT GGAGGTTTCATTCTTGATATGGGTGTGCATTTCATTGCTGGGTTAAGAATG GTTGTTGGGTGTGAAGTGGTTTCAGTTTCGGCTATGACATCTCATGTGGATTCGTCTTTACCTCCCCCAGATAATATATCATCTGTCTT CCATTTGGAGAATGGTTGTTCAGGAGTATTTGTAATGGTTGTCTCCTCGAGAACACCCAAG ATCTTGTGGCGAGTTGTTGGCATGAACGGGACATTGCAAATTGAGCGTGGATTTCAAGGACAACATGGCTACCTG GTTTCATTATATGGTGTTGATGGACaaagtaaaagctcctttttCCCATTCAGTGGAGTAACTGAAGAATTAAAAGCTTTTATTAGTGATGTATCTGAAAGCACTCTTAAG AAGGGGAGTGAGTTAGTGGCTGAGCCCCGCCTCTCTTACATTGAAGGTGCAAGAGATGTTGCTGTTTTAGAGGCAATGCTTGAATCCGGAGCAAGGAAGGGTGAACTAGTTCATGTTAAAAGGTTTTGA